One genomic window of Magnolia sinica isolate HGM2019 chromosome 3, MsV1, whole genome shotgun sequence includes the following:
- the LOC131240537 gene encoding uncharacterized protein LOC131240537, translating to MTQLLFRCLPTLSPPISSSASPSPTIFLSFKPISSYQRIKPISAKVPARDRIIDFGKYKGKMLGTLPSKYLKWVSKNLRARDFEEWAKLADEVLQDPVYRDRLEWEFAEKILNGDESRASRTESPVSDLLEISERFGWDNEDKAAWNRLDFGLIGTSKGGRIPKVGVSEGGKSVLRGERELGFSKMGKLGSFEEDLVLKRERKVGFLQEESRARADEEMGSLEKGLGLRRERKIGYLSRDSVVSRIQEAGPLKKDAGLESQRKLGSLDRNSRFSRIEEMGSLETNSESRKVAPVGYLREESRASEPRMDDFDGRKVRFLSKGVSFYDVNEEEGFEEEIVRGKREVRRERQRFNRGMQMQKLKKEVGVKEDRGDRNGIQKQNHRGTSNPFPGREALLRKANRQD from the coding sequence atgACTCAGCTTCTCTTTCGTTGTTTGCCTACTCTCAGTCCTCCCATCTCTTCTTCTGCTTCTCCTTCCCCAACCATTTTTCTCTCATTCAAACCAATATCCTCATACCAACGAATAAAACCCATCTCTGCAAAAGTCCCAGCAAGAGACAGAATCATAGATTTCGGAAAATACAAAGGCAAAATGCTCGGAACCCTCCCGTCCAAATACCTCAAATGGGTGTCCAAAAATCTCCGGGCCCGAGATTTCGAAGAGTGGGCGAAGCTCGCCGACGAGGTTTTGCAGGACCCAGTTTACAGAGATAGATTGGAATGGGAATTCGCAGAGAAAATCCTCAACGGCGACGAATCGAGAGCCTCCAGAACTGAAAGCCCTGTGTCAGATTTGCTGGAGATTAGTGAGAGGTTTGGTTGGGATAACGAGGACAAGGCTGCTTGGAATCGACTTGATTTCGGGCTTATCGGGACGTCGAAGGGTGGTCGGATTCCAAAAGTTGGGGTTTCTGAGGGCGGAAAATCGGTGTTGAGAGGTGAGAGGGAATTGGGTTTTTCGAAGATGGGGAAATTGGGGTCTTTCGAGGAGGATTTGGTATTGAAACGGGAGAGAAAAGTTGGATTTTTGCAAGAAGAATCGAGGGCTCGGGCCGATGAAGAAATGGGTTCTCTGGAGAAGGGGTTGGGattaagaagggagagaaagatcGGTTATTTGAGCAGAGATTCTGTGGTTTCTCGGATCCAGGAAGCAGGTCCTTTGAAGAAGGATGCGGGTTTGGAAAGTCAGAGAAAACTGGGTTCTTTGGATAGGAATTCAAGGTTTTCTCGGATTGAAGAGATGGGTTCTTTGGAAACGAATTCCGAGTCCCGGAAAGTGGCTCCAGTAGGATATCTGAGGGAGGAATCCAGGGCTTCTGAGCCCAGAATGGATGATTTCGACGGGAGAAAGGTCAGGTTTTTAAGCAAGGGTGTCAGTTTTTATGATGTGAATGAGGAAGAGGGTTTTGAAGAAGAGATTGTTAGAGGGAAGAGAGAAGTAAGGAGGGAGAGACAGAGATTTAACAGAGGTATGCAAATGCAGAAATTGAAAAAGGAAGTTGGAGTGAAGGAAGATAGAGGTGATAGGAATGGAATTCAAAAACAGAATCACAGAGGGACTTCGAATCCATTCCCTGGACGTGAAGCCCTGCTGAGAAAGGCCAACAGACAAGATTGA